One stretch of Nocardia fluminea DNA includes these proteins:
- a CDS encoding acyl-CoA carboxylase subunit beta → MVSTKAKLDGLADILAIAAEPAGEAAVAKRAKKGVPSVRERMNMLLDPGTFIEIGALARQPGQPDALYGDGLVTGRGLIHGRTVVVIAHDPTVYGGSVGITAARKFMQALKLAFDNGCPVVTINESPGARVQDAAGSLASFGDMTRVLEKLSGYVPQVSIMLGKCAAGSVYGPINTDVLVGTKDTYMFVTGPDVIKAVNGEDISAEALGGAEVQAKRGTLHHVADNEQAAFDWARNYLSYMPSSCLEQPPVVNPGLEPDITAYDLELETIIPDSDRAGYDMHDVLLRLFDDGEFHEIRAAFAPNLITGFARVDGYPVGVIANQPLVLGGSVDAACSDKGTYFIRLCNAFNIPLIFVTDTPGVLPGLDQEDAGVVIRGGRMPRAIIEATVPIISLVVRKSYGGAYGMMGCRQVGADVSFAWPTARIAVIGAESAVDLAAKRQLAAVPEEHRAAARDFMINQYNETIATPWVAAERGYIDAVIEPSRTRLEIRHALRLLRDKPPVKPEFNPRKHPLYPM, encoded by the coding sequence GTGGTAAGTACCAAGGCGAAGCTCGACGGGCTAGCCGATATTCTGGCGATCGCCGCGGAACCAGCGGGTGAGGCCGCCGTCGCCAAGCGAGCGAAGAAGGGCGTTCCGAGCGTTCGCGAGCGGATGAACATGCTGCTCGACCCTGGGACATTCATCGAAATCGGAGCGTTGGCGCGTCAGCCCGGACAGCCTGATGCCCTCTACGGTGACGGACTGGTGACCGGTCGTGGACTGATCCATGGCCGGACAGTGGTCGTGATCGCGCACGATCCGACCGTGTACGGCGGGTCGGTCGGTATCACGGCGGCGCGCAAGTTCATGCAGGCGCTGAAACTCGCGTTCGACAACGGCTGCCCGGTGGTGACGATCAACGAATCCCCCGGCGCGCGGGTTCAGGATGCGGCCGGTTCGCTCGCCTCGTTCGGCGATATGACCCGGGTTCTGGAGAAGTTGTCGGGCTATGTGCCGCAGGTGTCGATCATGCTCGGCAAATGCGCGGCGGGATCGGTCTACGGGCCGATCAATACCGACGTGCTCGTCGGCACGAAGGATACCTACATGTTCGTCACCGGGCCTGACGTGATCAAGGCCGTCAACGGTGAGGACATCAGCGCCGAGGCGCTCGGCGGCGCGGAGGTACAGGCCAAACGTGGCACGCTGCACCACGTCGCGGACAACGAGCAGGCAGCCTTCGACTGGGCCCGCAATTACCTCAGCTACATGCCGTCGAGCTGCCTCGAACAGCCGCCTGTCGTCAATCCCGGCCTCGAGCCCGACATCACCGCCTACGACCTGGAACTCGAGACGATCATCCCGGATTCCGATCGTGCGGGTTACGACATGCACGACGTCCTGTTGCGCCTGTTCGACGATGGTGAATTCCACGAGATCCGAGCGGCTTTCGCCCCGAACCTGATCACCGGGTTCGCCAGGGTCGACGGCTATCCGGTCGGTGTGATCGCCAACCAGCCACTGGTTCTCGGCGGGTCGGTCGACGCCGCCTGCTCCGACAAGGGCACCTACTTCATCCGGCTGTGCAACGCCTTCAACATCCCGCTGATCTTCGTCACCGACACCCCCGGCGTGCTGCCCGGCCTCGATCAGGAAGACGCGGGCGTGGTCATCCGTGGCGGCCGGATGCCGCGGGCGATCATCGAGGCGACAGTACCGATCATCAGCCTGGTGGTGCGCAAGTCCTATGGCGGCGCCTACGGAATGATGGGTTGCCGTCAGGTCGGTGCCGATGTCAGCTTCGCCTGGCCGACCGCCCGGATCGCCGTGATCGGCGCCGAGAGCGCGGTAGACCTCGCCGCCAAACGCCAATTGGCCGCTGTCCCCGAGGAACACCGCGCCGCGGCGCGCGATTTCATGATCAACCAGTACAACGAGACCATCGCCACCCCGTGGGTCGCCGCGGAGCGCGGCTACATCGACGCGGTGATCGAGCCCTCACGCACCCGCCTCGAGATCCGGCACGCACTGCGCTTGCTGCGCGACAAGCCGCCGGTCAAGCCGGAGTTCAACCCGCGCAAGCACCCGCTCTATCCCATGTGA
- a CDS encoding GNAT family N-acetyltransferase — translation MGDAVQRDARRIRPGNRKDFGVAAALLAASLADDPSTLWLHPKESTRRTRLVRSFRSSLDDARDCSDGVDLALDSSGAIVGVAAWLATFHILPRATLGRQLKSIHTYGSLAGRANAGARATYAAGVQEQHWHLLAVGVSAAARGRGHGRDLIAAGMYRAAADGVPVHLETTNPGNLSFYERLGFETTAVLDLPDGGPRRWLMRQVPQPIPNPGRDRRPRNT, via the coding sequence GTGGGAGATGCGGTACAGCGAGATGCCCGGCGGATACGCCCCGGCAACCGGAAGGACTTCGGTGTCGCCGCCGCGCTGTTGGCGGCGTCGCTGGCGGACGATCCGTCGACCCTGTGGCTGCACCCGAAGGAATCCACCCGCAGAACCCGGCTCGTCCGCTCGTTTCGTTCCTCGCTCGATGACGCGCGCGATTGCAGCGATGGCGTGGACCTCGCACTCGACAGCTCCGGCGCGATCGTCGGCGTCGCGGCATGGCTGGCGACTTTTCACATCCTGCCCCGAGCGACGCTGGGTCGGCAGCTGAAGTCGATCCACACCTACGGCTCGCTCGCCGGACGTGCGAATGCCGGTGCCCGCGCGACCTACGCGGCAGGCGTGCAGGAGCAGCATTGGCACCTGCTTGCGGTCGGTGTCTCCGCGGCGGCACGCGGACGCGGACACGGGCGGGACCTGATCGCGGCCGGGATGTACCGAGCGGCCGCCGACGGCGTCCCCGTGCACCTGGAAACCACGAATCCCGGCAACCTGTCGTTCTACGAACGCCTCGGATTCGAGACGACCGCGGTGCTCGATCTGCCGGACGGCGGCCCGCGCCGATGGCTCATGCGTCAAGTGCCGCAACCGATCCCGAATCCCGGCCGGGACAGAAGGCCGCGCAATACCTGA
- a CDS encoding FAD-dependent oxidoreductase, with amino-acid sequence MSADSPGSAAPSHDYDVLIVGSGFGGSVTALRLVEKGYTVGVVEAGRRFADADFAATNWDLRRYLWAPRLGCYGIQRIHRLRDCFILAGAGVGGGSLNYANTLYKPGSAFFGDRQWAAITDWDAELSPHYDQARRMLGVVRNPHMTPADEIIESVAHEMGVGDTFVPTPVGVYFGEPGRAAADPYFGGVGPERTGCIECGECMTGCRHGAKNTLVKNYLGLAEKAGAVVSPMTTVTAIRPQPDGSWLVDTERTGRWVRKQRATVSARHVVLAAGTWGTQHLLFRMRDTAVLPEISPRLGVLTRTNSEAILGAGRTEVDAAVDITKGVAITSSFHPTPNTHVEPVRYGKGSNAMGLLNTYLVDGDQRLPRWARVLLIAGRHPVQTVRLLRTNRWSERTLVLLVMQSLDNSITTYTRRGVFGRRFTSKQGFGEPNPSWIPPGHEATRHVAEKLGATPGSTWPDVFNVPMTAHFIGGCVIGTDASDGVIDPYHRVYGYPGLSVVDGSAISANLGVNPSLTIAAQAERAAALWPNKGEPDPRPAPGEPYERIAAVAPNAPVVPATATAALRLPIWPVTTVTREDH; translated from the coding sequence GTGTCAGCAGACTCCCCCGGTAGCGCCGCCCCTTCCCACGACTACGACGTGTTGATCGTCGGGTCCGGGTTCGGCGGCAGTGTCACCGCCCTGCGCCTGGTGGAAAAGGGATACACCGTGGGTGTTGTCGAGGCAGGCCGCCGGTTCGCCGACGCGGACTTCGCCGCGACCAACTGGGACCTGCGCCGGTATCTGTGGGCTCCCCGGCTGGGTTGCTACGGAATCCAGCGCATCCACCGCCTGCGTGACTGCTTCATCCTGGCCGGCGCCGGAGTCGGCGGTGGTTCGCTCAACTACGCCAACACCCTCTACAAACCGGGATCGGCGTTCTTCGGCGACCGGCAGTGGGCCGCCATCACCGACTGGGATGCCGAGCTCAGCCCCCATTACGACCAGGCCCGCCGCATGCTCGGCGTCGTGCGCAATCCGCACATGACACCGGCCGACGAGATCATCGAGTCGGTGGCCCACGAGATGGGAGTCGGTGACACCTTCGTGCCGACGCCGGTCGGGGTGTACTTCGGCGAACCCGGCCGGGCCGCGGCCGACCCCTACTTCGGCGGCGTCGGCCCCGAGCGCACCGGCTGCATCGAGTGCGGGGAATGCATGACCGGCTGCCGTCACGGCGCCAAGAACACTCTCGTCAAGAACTATCTCGGGCTGGCGGAGAAGGCCGGGGCGGTGGTCTCGCCGATGACCACGGTGACCGCGATCCGGCCACAACCCGACGGCAGCTGGCTGGTCGACACCGAACGCACCGGACGCTGGGTCCGCAAACAGCGCGCCACCGTCTCGGCGCGACACGTCGTGCTGGCCGCGGGCACCTGGGGCACCCAGCACCTGCTGTTCCGTATGCGCGACACCGCGGTCCTGCCCGAGATCTCGCCGCGACTGGGCGTGCTCACGCGCACCAACTCCGAAGCCATCCTCGGCGCCGGACGCACCGAGGTCGACGCGGCCGTCGACATCACCAAGGGTGTGGCGATCACGTCCTCGTTCCATCCCACACCCAACACCCACGTCGAACCCGTGCGCTACGGCAAGGGTTCCAATGCCATGGGATTGCTCAACACCTACCTCGTCGACGGCGATCAGCGGCTCCCGCGATGGGCGCGGGTCCTGCTCATCGCCGGACGGCACCCGGTCCAGACCGTGCGGCTGTTGCGCACCAACCGCTGGAGCGAGCGCACGCTGGTCCTGCTGGTGATGCAGAGCCTCGACAATTCGATCACCACCTACACCCGGCGCGGGGTGTTCGGACGCCGGTTCACCAGCAAGCAGGGCTTCGGCGAACCCAACCCGTCCTGGATTCCGCCCGGGCACGAGGCGACCCGGCACGTCGCCGAGAAGCTCGGCGCCACTCCGGGCAGTACCTGGCCCGATGTGTTCAACGTCCCGATGACCGCGCACTTCATCGGCGGTTGCGTGATCGGGACCGATGCGAGCGACGGCGTCATCGACCCCTATCACCGGGTCTACGGCTACCCCGGTCTCAGCGTCGTCGACGGTTCGGCGATCTCGGCCAACCTCGGGGTCAATCCGTCACTGACGATCGCCGCCCAGGCCGAACGCGCCGCCGCGCTGTGGCCCAACAAGGGCGAACCGGATCCGCGCCCGGCACCCGGCGAGCCGTACGAGCGGATCGCCGCGGTGGCACCGAACGCGCCCGTCGTGCCCGCCACCGCCACCGCCGCGCTCCGGCTGCCGATCTGGCCCGTCACCACGGTCACCCGCGAGGACCACTGA
- a CDS encoding ATP-binding protein, with the protein MFSRIAIVNRGEAAMRLIHAVRDLAAATGLPIETVALHTDVDRNATFVREADLAYDLGPASARPYLDLKALEKALVATKADAAWVGWGFVAEDPAFAELCDHIGVTFVGPSAEAMRKLGDKIGAKLIAEEVGVPVAPWSRGAVDTVEDAIDAATAIGYPLMLKATAGGGGRGIRVITNEAELVDAYERTKQEAARAFGSGVVFLERLVTGARHVEVQVIADGQGTAWALGVRDCSVQRRNQKVIEESSSPVLSAEQTAELKASAERLAIAVGYCGAATVEFLYHPGDQLFAFLEVNTRLQVEHPITELTTGFDLVHAQLRVASGIRLEGEPPVERGHAIEARLNAEDPDRDFAPAPGRIVLLDLPAGPGIRVDTGVSQGDTIPADFDSMIAKIIAYGRDRDEALGRLRRAMAQTRVVIAGGATNKSFVLDLLDQPEVIDASADTGWIDRVRGEGRLVTHRHSTVALAVAAIDAYEEDERVERHRLLSTASGGRPQVQHESGRPLDLKLRGAGYRVRVARIGAHRFRVGIEAGGELRTADVDLERFDHHTGQIVVNGTRYRLITGTHGPTHVVDVDGVTHRISRDEGGVVRSPAPALVVGTPLEVGAEVEAGAPVLVLESMKMETVLRAPFRARLKECAVSVGTQVEAGAPLLRLEPLADDDETAEAETTGTVELDLPSAATPLRADERVARGLQDLSSLLLGFDVDPHDDRRVLDDYLTARREAVADSLRPLAEELELVQMFADLAELSHNRSADDDHGQGHVHSAREYFHTYLQSLDVERAGLPASYQAKLGTALRHYGITELDRTPDLESAVFRIFLAQQRPTDTVTVVTALLREWLTEPMPDQVLREPVGLALERLVAATQVRFPVIADLARGLVYAWYGQPLLRRNRARVYTNVRKHLSYLDANPAADDRGARIAEMVRSTEPLVRLLGQRLERDKPDHTSMLEVLTRRYYGNKGLTNVRTEQVGDTTFVVAERYGSTLVSTAVSFDQLDAALDGLAELATGAVSIDADIYLSWESQPEDFDAMAAALQEVLGAHPVPNQVHRITATVAGSGGSVMHHHFTFRPSVTGMAEERLIRGLHPYIAQRMQLERLRKFDLTRLPSSDEEVYLFRGVAKENPSDERLIAFAQVRDLAALRDHDGRLVALPTAESAIATCVDSIRRAQSRFPSAKRLNTNRIVMYIWPHMDVTRAELETIGGHVLPTAAGAGLEEILLIARQRDPETGELTKVGVRISFRPDGGSEVTVGERTDEPVEPLDEYRQKVLRAAARNTVYPYELTSLLGDFAEYDLDADHALVPVDRPKGHNTAAIVAGVVTTPTVQHPEGVTRVLLLGDPTKSLGALSEPECRRVIAALDLAESLQVPLEWYALSSGARISMASGTENMDWVAAALKRIVEFTQDGREINIVVAGINVGAQPYWNAEATMLMHTKGVLVMTPDSAMVLTGKQSLDFSGGVSAEDNFGIGGYDRVMGPNGQAQYWAPNLSAARDVLMAHYDHTYVAPGEQAPRRAATGDPVDRDISGFPHELADSTFATVGEIFSATANPDRKKPFDIRTVMRALADQDHPVLERWAGMADAETAVVHDAHLGGIPVCLLGIESRNVARRGFPSTDGPDTYTAGTLFPRSSKKAARAINAASGNRPLVVLANLSGFDGSPESMRKLQLEYGAEIGRAIVNFEGPIVFCVISRYHGGAFVVFSKALNPNMTVLALEGSFASVLGGAPAAAVVFAGEVKARTAADPRVRELESRVANAVGTDRATLSAELDETRSSVRAEKLGDVAAEFDRVHNIQRAVEVGSVDAIVSVADLRPRIIGAIEARLPA; encoded by the coding sequence GTGTTCAGCCGTATCGCCATCGTGAATCGGGGCGAGGCCGCAATGCGCCTCATCCATGCCGTCCGTGATCTGGCGGCGGCAACCGGGCTACCGATCGAAACCGTAGCCCTGCACACCGACGTCGACCGGAATGCCACCTTCGTCCGGGAAGCCGATCTCGCCTACGACCTCGGTCCGGCCTCGGCACGCCCGTATCTCGACCTCAAGGCCCTCGAGAAGGCCCTCGTGGCCACCAAGGCCGACGCGGCCTGGGTCGGCTGGGGGTTCGTCGCCGAGGATCCCGCGTTCGCGGAACTGTGCGACCACATCGGTGTCACCTTCGTCGGGCCCAGCGCCGAGGCGATGCGCAAGCTCGGTGACAAGATCGGTGCCAAGCTGATCGCCGAGGAAGTCGGCGTGCCGGTCGCGCCGTGGAGCCGGGGCGCGGTCGACACCGTCGAGGACGCCATCGACGCGGCCACCGCCATCGGCTACCCGCTGATGCTGAAGGCCACCGCGGGCGGCGGCGGTCGCGGCATCCGCGTGATCACCAACGAAGCCGAACTCGTCGACGCCTACGAGCGCACCAAGCAGGAGGCCGCCCGCGCCTTCGGCAGCGGCGTCGTCTTCCTGGAACGCCTGGTCACGGGCGCCCGGCACGTCGAGGTCCAGGTGATCGCCGACGGCCAGGGCACCGCGTGGGCGCTGGGCGTGCGCGACTGCTCGGTGCAGCGACGCAACCAGAAGGTGATCGAGGAATCCTCCTCTCCCGTGCTGAGCGCCGAGCAGACCGCCGAACTCAAGGCCTCCGCCGAGCGTCTGGCGATCGCGGTCGGCTACTGCGGCGCCGCGACCGTCGAGTTCCTGTACCACCCCGGTGACCAGCTGTTCGCGTTCCTCGAGGTCAATACCCGCCTGCAGGTCGAGCACCCGATCACCGAGCTCACCACCGGCTTCGACTTGGTGCACGCGCAGCTGCGGGTGGCATCGGGCATTCGCCTGGAAGGTGAGCCGCCGGTCGAGCGCGGTCACGCCATCGAAGCCCGCCTGAACGCCGAGGACCCCGACCGCGACTTCGCCCCCGCGCCCGGCCGCATCGTGCTCCTCGATCTGCCCGCCGGACCGGGCATCCGTGTCGACACCGGCGTCAGCCAGGGCGACACGATCCCCGCCGACTTCGACTCGATGATCGCAAAGATCATCGCCTACGGCCGCGATCGCGACGAGGCCCTCGGCCGACTGCGCCGGGCCATGGCCCAGACCCGCGTCGTCATCGCGGGCGGCGCGACGAACAAGAGTTTCGTCCTCGACCTGCTCGACCAGCCCGAGGTCATCGACGCCAGCGCCGACACCGGCTGGATCGACCGGGTGCGCGGCGAAGGCCGCCTCGTGACGCATCGGCACTCCACCGTCGCGCTGGCGGTGGCCGCGATCGACGCCTACGAGGAAGACGAGCGGGTCGAGCGGCATCGACTGCTCTCCACCGCGTCCGGCGGGCGTCCGCAGGTGCAGCACGAGAGCGGACGGCCACTGGACCTGAAGCTGCGCGGCGCGGGCTATCGCGTGCGCGTGGCCCGGATCGGCGCGCACCGTTTCCGCGTCGGCATCGAGGCAGGCGGCGAACTGCGCACCGCCGACGTCGATCTGGAGCGTTTCGATCACCACACCGGCCAGATCGTCGTCAACGGCACCCGCTACCGCCTGATCACCGGCACCCACGGGCCCACCCACGTGGTGGACGTCGACGGTGTGACCCACCGGATCAGCCGCGACGAGGGCGGTGTCGTTCGCTCGCCCGCGCCCGCGCTGGTCGTCGGCACGCCGCTCGAGGTCGGCGCCGAGGTCGAGGCCGGAGCGCCCGTGCTGGTGCTCGAGAGCATGAAGATGGAAACGGTGCTGCGCGCACCGTTCCGGGCCCGGTTGAAGGAATGCGCGGTCTCGGTCGGCACCCAGGTCGAAGCGGGCGCGCCGCTGCTGCGGCTCGAACCGCTCGCCGACGACGACGAAACCGCCGAAGCCGAGACCACCGGCACCGTCGAGCTCGATCTGCCCAGCGCGGCAACACCTCTGCGCGCGGACGAGCGGGTGGCGCGCGGCCTGCAGGACCTGAGCAGCCTGCTGCTCGGCTTCGACGTGGACCCACACGACGACCGTCGCGTCCTCGACGACTACCTCACGGCCCGCCGCGAAGCCGTCGCCGACAGCCTGCGCCCGCTCGCCGAAGAGCTCGAACTGGTGCAGATGTTCGCCGACCTCGCCGAACTGAGCCACAACCGCTCGGCCGACGACGATCACGGCCAGGGCCACGTCCACAGCGCCCGCGAGTACTTCCACACCTACCTGCAGAGCCTCGACGTCGAACGGGCCGGGCTCCCCGCGTCGTACCAGGCCAAGCTCGGTACGGCCCTGCGCCACTACGGGATCACCGAGCTGGACCGGACGCCCGACCTCGAGTCGGCGGTCTTCCGGATCTTCCTCGCCCAGCAGCGTCCCACCGACACCGTCACCGTCGTCACCGCGCTGCTGCGCGAGTGGCTGACCGAGCCGATGCCCGACCAGGTGCTGCGCGAACCCGTCGGCCTGGCGCTCGAGCGTCTCGTCGCCGCGACGCAGGTGCGTTTCCCGGTGATCGCCGATCTCGCCCGTGGCCTGGTGTACGCCTGGTACGGCCAGCCGCTGCTGCGCCGCAACCGGGCCCGCGTGTACACCAACGTCCGCAAGCACCTGAGCTACCTGGACGCCAACCCGGCCGCCGACGATCGCGGCGCCAGGATCGCCGAGATGGTGCGCAGCACCGAACCTCTGGTGCGTTTGCTCGGCCAGCGGCTCGAGCGCGACAAGCCCGACCACACCTCGATGCTCGAGGTGCTGACGCGGCGCTACTACGGCAACAAGGGTCTCACCAACGTCCGGACCGAACAGGTCGGCGACACCACCTTCGTCGTGGCCGAACGCTACGGTTCCACGCTGGTCTCGACCGCCGTGAGCTTCGATCAGCTCGACGCCGCGCTGGACGGGCTCGCCGAACTGGCGACCGGCGCCGTCTCCATCGACGCCGACATCTACCTCAGCTGGGAATCACAGCCCGAGGACTTCGACGCGATGGCGGCGGCCCTGCAGGAGGTGCTCGGCGCGCACCCGGTGCCGAACCAGGTGCACCGGATCACCGCCACCGTCGCGGGCAGCGGCGGCTCGGTCATGCACCACCACTTCACCTTCCGCCCGTCGGTGACCGGAATGGCCGAGGAACGGCTGATCCGCGGACTGCACCCCTACATCGCGCAGCGGATGCAGCTGGAGCGGCTGCGCAAGTTCGACCTCACCCGGTTGCCGTCCTCGGACGAAGAGGTCTACCTGTTCCGCGGCGTGGCCAAGGAGAACCCCTCCGATGAGCGCCTGATCGCCTTCGCCCAGGTCCGCGACCTCGCGGCGCTGCGCGATCACGACGGCCGGTTGGTCGCGCTGCCCACCGCCGAGAGCGCCATCGCCACCTGTGTCGACTCGATCCGGCGGGCCCAGTCGCGGTTCCCCTCGGCCAAGCGGCTCAACACCAACCGCATCGTGATGTATATCTGGCCGCACATGGATGTCACCCGCGCGGAGCTCGAGACCATCGGCGGCCACGTGCTGCCGACGGCCGCGGGCGCCGGGCTCGAGGAAATCCTGCTCATCGCCCGCCAGCGTGATCCCGAGACCGGCGAGCTCACCAAGGTCGGTGTGCGCATCTCGTTCCGCCCCGACGGCGGATCCGAGGTGACGGTCGGCGAACGGACCGACGAACCCGTCGAGCCGTTGGACGAATACCGGCAGAAGGTGCTGCGCGCCGCGGCGCGCAACACCGTGTACCCGTACGAATTGACTTCGCTGCTGGGCGATTTCGCCGAATACGATCTCGACGCCGACCATGCGCTGGTGCCGGTCGACCGGCCCAAGGGCCACAACACCGCGGCGATCGTCGCCGGTGTGGTGACCACGCCGACCGTGCAGCATCCCGAGGGTGTCACCCGTGTGCTGCTGCTCGGTGACCCCACCAAGTCCCTCGGCGCGCTCTCGGAGCCCGAATGCCGCCGGGTGATCGCCGCGCTGGATCTGGCCGAGAGCCTGCAGGTGCCGCTCGAGTGGTACGCGCTGTCCTCGGGCGCGCGGATCTCGATGGCCTCGGGTACCGAGAACATGGACTGGGTCGCGGCCGCGCTCAAGCGGATCGTCGAATTCACCCAGGACGGTCGCGAGATCAACATCGTGGTCGCCGGCATCAACGTCGGCGCGCAGCCGTACTGGAATGCCGAGGCCACCATGCTCATGCACACCAAGGGTGTGCTGGTCATGACGCCCGACTCGGCCATGGTGCTCACCGGAAAGCAGTCGCTCGACTTCTCCGGCGGCGTCTCGGCCGAGGACAACTTCGGTATCGGCGGCTACGACCGCGTGATGGGCCCGAACGGCCAGGCGCAGTACTGGGCGCCGAACCTGTCCGCCGCCCGCGATGTGCTGATGGCGCATTACGACCACACCTACGTCGCCCCCGGCGAGCAGGCGCCGCGCCGGGCCGCGACCGGTGATCCCGTCGACCGCGACATCTCGGGCTTCCCGCACGAGCTGGCCGACAGCACCTTCGCCACCGTCGGCGAGATCTTCTCCGCGACCGCCAACCCGGATCGCAAGAAGCCCTTCGACATTCGCACGGTGATGCGGGCACTGGCCGACCAGGACCACCCGGTCCTGGAGCGCTGGGCGGGGATGGCCGACGCCGAGACCGCGGTGGTGCACGACGCGCACCTCGGTGGAATCCCCGTGTGCCTGTTGGGAATCGAGTCACGCAACGTGGCGCGACGCGGTTTCCCGTCCACCGACGGCCCCGACACCTACACCGCGGGCACCCTGTTCCCGCGTTCGTCGAAGAAGGCCGCACGCGCCATCAACGCCGCCAGCGGTAACCGGCCGCTGGTGGTGCTGGCGAACCTGTCCGGCTTCGACGGCTCGCCGGAATCGATGCGCAAGCTGCAGCTCGAGTACGGCGCCGAGATCGGCCGCGCCATCGTCAATTTCGAGGGCCCGATCGTGTTCTGCGTGATCTCGCGCTACCACGGCGGTGCGTTCGTGGTGTTCTCGAAGGCGCTGAACCCGAACATGACAGTGCTCGCCCTCGAAGGATCGTTCGCCTCGGTACTCGGCGGCGCGCCGGCCGCCGCGGTGGTGTTCGCCGGTGAGGTGAAGGCCAGGACCGCGGCCGATCCGCGCGTGCGAGAGCTGGAAAGCCGGGTCGCCAACGCTGTCGGCACCGACCGGGCGACCCTGAGCGCCGAACTCGACGAGACCCGGTCCTCGGTGCGCGCGGAGAAGCTGGGCGATGTGGCCGCGGAATTCGACCGCGTCCACAACATTCAGCGCGCGGTCGAGGTCGGTTCGGTGGATGCCATCGTCAGCGTCGCGGATCTGCGTCCGCGCATCATCGGCGCGATCGAGGCGCGACTGCCCGCGTAG
- a CDS encoding PucR family transcriptional regulator, whose amino-acid sequence MAGATSIEPFLTVSGRPVSNPLKDVRTISRQMVVHFIENVVPCGTLPGEALDGDVTTVTRVCLELTRSMLDGRDIPGRVERVQAAAADWAREGIPIDTIHDAVHEGFKLGFDLVITNVTNHDYDTVVGVARRLMDAQKMITSAVSVAYVRELRSVDSEHHTAVHTLTSALLGGQNTSTMARECGMEVADRYHVMALELPPHAEEFDPTLDAKVVARRKLRRVQAELADRCDGKVLSLLSVDGGTLLLPAHEFSQPELDELIVHLSAAAQVPVRAVATSATPAEIPQAAEQVHELVEIVHRFGGPSKVYRPHELAFEYQLTRPGPARDYLSSIVDSLEAHPELLRTLEVYMSTNMQRARTARAMFIHTNTVDYRLKRIGQMTGFDLNDVSGLCHLRAALLIRAHRGSGSTELYRSPGETSSRAG is encoded by the coding sequence ATGGCCGGCGCAACTTCCATCGAACCGTTCCTGACCGTTTCGGGGCGGCCGGTGTCGAACCCCTTGAAGGACGTACGGACGATCTCCCGCCAGATGGTGGTGCATTTCATCGAGAATGTCGTGCCCTGCGGCACACTGCCCGGCGAAGCGCTCGACGGAGACGTCACCACGGTGACCCGCGTCTGTCTGGAACTGACCAGGAGCATGCTCGACGGCCGCGATATCCCGGGGCGGGTCGAACGAGTCCAGGCCGCCGCCGCCGATTGGGCGCGCGAGGGAATCCCGATCGACACCATTCACGACGCCGTGCACGAGGGCTTCAAACTCGGCTTCGATCTCGTCATCACCAATGTCACCAATCACGACTACGACACCGTGGTCGGGGTGGCGCGGCGGCTGATGGACGCCCAGAAAATGATCACCTCGGCGGTCTCGGTGGCCTACGTCCGCGAATTGCGGTCGGTGGACAGCGAGCACCACACCGCGGTTCACACGCTCACTTCCGCGCTGCTCGGCGGTCAGAACACTTCGACCATGGCGCGGGAATGCGGCATGGAGGTCGCCGATCGCTATCACGTGATGGCACTCGAACTGCCGCCGCACGCCGAGGAATTCGATCCCACCCTCGACGCCAAAGTCGTCGCCCGGCGCAAATTGCGTCGCGTGCAGGCCGAACTCGCGGATCGCTGTGACGGGAAGGTGCTGTCGTTGCTGAGCGTGGACGGCGGCACGCTACTGCTACCCGCGCACGAATTCTCCCAGCCGGAATTGGACGAGCTGATCGTTCACCTGTCCGCCGCGGCGCAGGTGCCCGTGCGCGCGGTGGCGACCTCGGCGACGCCGGCCGAAATCCCGCAGGCCGCCGAACAAGTCCACGAACTCGTCGAGATCGTGCATCGGTTCGGTGGCCCGAGCAAGGTCTATCGCCCGCACGAATTGGCTTTCGAATATCAGCTGACCCGGCCGGGGCCCGCGCGCGACTATCTGAGTTCCATCGTGGATTCCCTCGAAGCGCATCCCGAACTGCTGCGGACACTCGAGGTGTACATGTCCACGAATATGCAGCGGGCGCGGACCGCGCGCGCCATGTTCATCCACACGAACACCGTCGACTACCGATTGAAACGGATCGGCCAGATGACCGGGTTCGACCTCAACGATGTGTCCGGCCTGTGCCATCTACGCGCTGCGCTGTTGATCCGGGCCCACCGTGGGTCCGGATCAACAGAGCTCTATCGAAGCCCGGGCGAAACCAGTTCGCGCGCAGGCTGA